Below is a window of Pseudodesulfovibrio sp. 5S69 DNA.
CGTAGTATTCCGAGACCTTTTTCAGGCGGATGTCGTCGCCGTAGTCCTCAAGCAGGACCAGGGCCTCGTGGAGGTTTTCTTCAGTGTCTCCCACGTTCGAGCCGAGGCTCACGTAGCAGATCACAGTTTCGAAATTCTGGATACGGCCTCCTCAAGTTTGTCGTTGTTCACGGTCAGGGAAATGCGGAAGTACCCTTCCCCGGGTGTGCCAAAACCGTTGCCGGGGGTCAGGACGACGCCGGTCTTCATGAGCACGTTGGTCACGAATTCCGCGGACTTGTACCCTTCCGGTACGTTGCACCACAGGTAGAAGGAGGCGTCCGGCACACGGTGCTTGATGCCGATCTTGGTCAGGGCGGCGCTGACCACGTCCCGGCGCTCCTTGTAGATGGTCCGGAAGCTCTCGGCAAAGGGCTCGCCCTCGCGCAGGGCGGCGATGCCCGCCTCCTGGACGGCCTGGAAGATGCCGGAGTCCACATTTTCCTTGATCTTGCCCAGACCTGCGACAAGGCTCTTGTTGCCCACGGCCATGCCGATGCGCCAGCCGGTCATGTTGTAGGTCTTGGACAGGGAGTGGAACTCGATGCAGACGTCTTTGGCTCCCTCGCATTCCATGATGGAGAGGGGCTTGTTGTCCGGATCGTAGTAAATTTCGGTGTAGGCCGCGTCGGAGACCACGATGACGTTGAACTCCTTGGCCTTCTCGATGAGCTTCTCGTAAAAGGGCTTGGTCGCCGTGGCCGCGGTCGGGTTGTTCGGGTAGCAGACGAAGATCATCTTGGCCTTGGCCCAGGTCTCGTCGGCGATGGCATCCAAGTCTACGAGGAAGTCGTTTTCCTCGAGCAGGGGCAGATATTCCACCCTTCCCCCGGCGAACTCGGTGGCGACGCCGTAGACCGGGTAGTTCGGCGTGGCTACCAGGACGGTGTCGCCGGGATTGACGTAGGCCAGCGGGAAATGGGCGATGCCCTCCTTGGAGCCGATCAGGCTGACCACCTCGGTCTCGGGATCAAGGTCCACGTTGAAACGCTGCTTGTACCAGTCGGCCACGGCCTGGCGGTAGGCCAGCATGCCGACGTAGTCGGGATAGCGGTGGTTCTTCGGCTTTTTGGCGCTTTCGTACAGCGCCTCAATGATGAACTCCGGGGTGGGCAGGTCGGGGTCGCCGATGCCCAGGCTTATGATATCCATGCCCTTTTTGGCGACTTCGGCCTTGGCCTTGTCGATGGCGGCAAACAGGTACGGAGGCAGCGCCGAGAGGCGGTCGGCCAACTTGAATTCAGACATGTATGGTCTCTCCTTGCAATCCGATATTGAAGCACTTTCATAATGGGGGCATGACCCTGTGTCAATCCGAACCATTGCGCTTTGATCCTCACCTTGGTAGCAAGGATGAAGGCAGCCGTGCTTGGTTTCCATGCAGTGTGGCAGATACCCTTTCCCTGTGGATATTATCCAATACTTTAATAGTATCAAAGCGGTCCGGCAGTGATCATGGCGCGCCCCGACAAAGAAAAAAACATCAATGAGTACAGCCACCCGTGGGTGGACAGGTATCTTGAGCACCTGCTGATCGAAAAGGGGCTGTCCGAGAACAGCCTGACCGGCTACGCCAATGACCTGGGGTCACTCCTCGCCTTTCTGGAAGACAAGTCCTTTGCCCTGAAGGACCTGACGGACAAGACTCTGTTTCTCTACCTGACCCATCTGCGGGCGCGGGGTCTGAAGAGTCGGTCCCTGGCCCGGCATCTCTCTTCCCTGCGCGGGTTCTTCGCCTTTGCCGTGGGCGAAAAATGGTATAAGGAGGACCCGGGCCAGCTCCTGGAGAACCCCAAACTGCCGCGCAAGCTCCCGGAATTCCTCAGCCGCGAGGAGGTTTCCCGCGTTCTCGCCCTG
It encodes the following:
- a CDS encoding LL-diaminopimelate aminotransferase — translated: MSEFKLADRLSALPPYLFAAIDKAKAEVAKKGMDIISLGIGDPDLPTPEFIIEALYESAKKPKNHRYPDYVGMLAYRQAVADWYKQRFNVDLDPETEVVSLIGSKEGIAHFPLAYVNPGDTVLVATPNYPVYGVATEFAGGRVEYLPLLEENDFLVDLDAIADETWAKAKMIFVCYPNNPTAATATKPFYEKLIEKAKEFNVIVVSDAAYTEIYYDPDNKPLSIMECEGAKDVCIEFHSLSKTYNMTGWRIGMAVGNKSLVAGLGKIKENVDSGIFQAVQEAGIAALREGEPFAESFRTIYKERRDVVSAALTKIGIKHRVPDASFYLWCNVPEGYKSAEFVTNVLMKTGVVLTPGNGFGTPGEGYFRISLTVNNDKLEEAVSRISKL